Genomic window (Brachyspira hampsonii):
TTAAGAAAATATGTAATAATAAAATTTATGTAGTTTTTTATTATTTCTGATTGTTTTTTGATTGAATGATATAAATAGAGTTTTAAAATTATTTGCAATACAAATCTTGACTTAAAATAATATAAAGAAAAATATATTTTTTTAGAATTGTTATAATTTTTATATGATATTAAATTTTTTGAAAAATTTAAATTATTTGTCGAGTGTACTATCTAATGAAGTAAATATTATTTACATAGTAATATTATAAAATATCAAATTATTAATGTCAATATTTTATTTACAATTTATTTTTTAATAAAAACTTTTTCTAAAATAGACAATATATAATAAAATCCTTGTATAATAAGCAAAAAAAATATATACTATAACCCTATTTATATATGTATTTTAGGTTTGAAGTAATGAACAGAAAAAATATAGTTATAATAGGAGCAGGAAATGCCGGTGAGACTCTTGCATCTGAAATACTCACTTCTGATGATAATAACGAATATAATATACTTTGCTTTTTAGATGATGATGAAAATAAGAGACAAGTAAATATTAAAAACCATTCTATAAAAGTAAAAGGAAAAGTAAAAGACATAGAAAATATTATAAAAGAATATAAAAATGAAAATGTAGATATAGAAGAAATTATTATAGCAATACCTACGCTTAAACAAAAAGAACTTCTTGAAATATTAAATATTATATATCCCACAGGAATAAGATATAAAATACTTCCATGTTTTTTTGAAATAATAAAGGGAAATGCTTCTATAAAAGATATTAGAAACCTTGAGCCTTCTGACTTGCTTGGAAGAGAAGAGATTGGTTTTGATGAAAAAGAAATATCATCATACTATAAAAATAAAATAATATTAGTTACAGGCGGAGGAGGCTCTATCGGAAGCGAACTTGTAAGGCAATTAATTACACTTCCTGTAAAAAAAGTTATGGCTTTAGATAATTCTGAAAATGCAATTCATAATCTTATAATGTCTTTAAATGACAGAAACAATGAAAAACATAAACACAAATTCATGTATATAATATCAAATGTACGAGACTATGTTAAAGTTGATAAAATCTTGAAAGAAGAAAAGCCAGATATAATTTTTCATGCAGCTGCCCATAAACATCTTCCTTTTATGGAAAGCTATCCTGAAGAAGCGATTAAAAATAATATACTAGCAACAGAAAATATAGCAACCCTTGCTATTAAAAATAATATCAAAAACTTTGTATTCATATCAACAGATAAAGCAGTTCGTCCTACTTCGCTAATGGGAGCAAGCAAAAGAATATGCGAAAGAATGATAATGTCATTGTCGCATGAACAAAATAATACTGCATTCAAAATAACAAGATTTGGAAATGTTTTAGGCAGCAGCGGAAGTGTTATACCTGTATTTGAAAAGCAGATTAGAGAAGGCAAAGCATTAACAGTTACTCACCCTGAAATGGTAAGATTTTTTATGTCTATAAGGGAAGCTGCAAGACTTGTAATTAAAGCATGTACTTTGAATGACGGTATAATATTTACTTTGGATATGGGAAAGCCTGTTAAGATTTTAGACTTGGCTAGAAAC
Coding sequences:
- a CDS encoding nucleoside-diphosphate sugar epimerase/dehydratase, giving the protein MNRKNIVIIGAGNAGETLASEILTSDDNNEYNILCFLDDDENKRQVNIKNHSIKVKGKVKDIENIIKEYKNENVDIEEIIIAIPTLKQKELLEILNIIYPTGIRYKILPCFFEIIKGNASIKDIRNLEPSDLLGREEIGFDEKEISSYYKNKIILVTGGGGSIGSELVRQLITLPVKKVMALDNSENAIHNLIMSLNDRNNEKHKHKFMYIISNVRDYVKVDKILKEEKPDIIFHAAAHKHLPFMESYPEEAIKNNILATENIATLAIKNNIKNFVFISTDKAVRPTSLMGASKRICERMIMSLSHEQNNTAFKITRFGNVLGSSGSVIPVFEKQIREGKALTVTHPEMVRFFMSIREAARLVIKACTLNDGIIFTLDMGKPVKILDLARNMLKMYGLTEKDIPIIFTGIREGEKLYEEILMDDETLIPSQYKKLFIAKDPVKCLTPEERKIMIDAFDIASLDADKETIKMLMHKYIEEYTG